In Clarias gariepinus isolate MV-2021 ecotype Netherlands chromosome 1, CGAR_prim_01v2, whole genome shotgun sequence, one DNA window encodes the following:
- the ggh gene encoding gamma-glutamyl hydrolase, protein MKLIWVWLFSLFFQNIFCAVLSEGHKTNDSPIIGVLAQEVYSPTPGKNTYIAASYVKYLESAGARVVPVMINRTEEEYTKLFRSINGILFPGGGASILSSGYAKTAGIFYKLALEAKSKGDYFPVWGTCLGFEQLTLLTSGKLLLSHTNTSGVALPLIFTKESKDSRLFKEFPEDLITSLANEPLTENSHQWSITTETFTANEKLKQFYQILSTNTDGQTEFVSTVEAYDFPIYGTQWHPEKNAFEWTRTYIPHSISAVKTTFYMAQFFVNEARKSLHRFPSQKEEQKALIYNYQPTYTGKKSSFEQVYYFD, encoded by the exons ATGAAGTTAATCTGGGTCTGGCTTTTCTCACtcttttttcaaaacattttctgTGCTGTTCTTTCAGAAGGACACAAAACAAACGACAGTCCTATAATAG GTGTCCTAGCGCAGGAGGTGTACTCTCCTACACCAGGGAAGAACACCTACATTGCAGCTTCCTATGTCAAATATCTGGAGTCTGCTGGTGCTCGAGTGGTGCCTGTGAT GATTAATAGGACTGAAGAGGAATACACCAAACTCTTCAGATCTATAAATGG AATCCTTTTTCCTGGTGGCGGCGCAAGCATTCTATCATCTGGTTATGCCAAAACAGCAGGCATATTCTACAAACTTGCACTGGAG GCCAAATCAAAGGGAGATTATTTTCCTGTGTGGGGGACCTGCTTGGGCTTTGAGCAGCTCACACTACTGACTAGTGGAAAGTTACTGCTGTCACATACCAATACCAGTGGTGTTGCTCTACCACTCATTTTCACCAAAG AATCTAAGGATAGCCGATTGTTCAAGGAATTCCCAGAGGACCTGATCACATCACTGGCAAATGAACCACTCACAGAGAACTCTCATCAGTGGAGCATCACTACTGAG ACATTCACCGCAAATGAGAAGTTGAAACAGTTTTACCAGATTCTGAGTACAAACACCGACGGACAAACAGAGTTCGTGTCCACAGTGGAGG CATACGATTTTCCAATTTATGGAACCCAGTGGCATCCAGAGAAAAATGCATTCGAATGGACTCGTACGTACATCCCCCACTCCATCAGTGCTGTCAAGACCACTTTCTATATGGCCCAATTTTTCGTCAATGAAG CAAGAAAAAGTCTTCACAGATTTCCCAGTCAAAAAGAGGAGCAGAAGGCGTTAATCTATAACTACCAGCCCACTTACACAGGAAAAAAGTCTTCATTTGAACAAGTCTATTATTTTGATTAG
- the unm_hu7910 gene encoding aspartyl/asparaginyl beta-hydroxylase isoform X2: protein MMGETHTDGTKMAEPQAEPAVSKKSKKSEGHSVFTWLIVLALLGAWVSVAVVWFDLVEYKNVVGTLGKFYDADGDGDFDMKDTEVLLEPEKPPVTAKDKTASKDPSDDIVAEEKPPVESYKETESDVEKDGKPVLVSSFNEDKVAAPSSFQAFDSKESIDSTGELVVESSPEETLELSPSERYQGEESYYEQLENESAGVLPDDNKESTPENKPENKAPEMRLEPEPSAEPERTSDLIQETVTETAKPQSTPASAHEATPGSTPETEVKKKKPSLLNKFDKTLKSEINAAEKLRKKGKVEEALHAFEALVQKYPQSPRSRYGKAQAEDDMAEKLRSNDMLLKAVNTYREAAELPDAPGDLIRASLKRRADRQQFLGRTRGSLVTLERLVQIFPEDITLKNDLGVAHLLIGDNKGAKRVYEEVLAMAPSDGFAKVHYGFILKAENQIAESIPYLKEGLESGAPGTDDGRFYFHLGDALQRVGDTTEAHEWYEAGYKHGHFASVWQRSLYNVPGLRAQPWWTAKETGYTDLVRTLERNWMTIKEEALGVLDANRGLFLPEDENLRETGDWGQFTLWQQGRKVGSSCQSVPKTCALLERFKEATSCKRGQIKFSVMQPGTHVWPHTGPTNCRLRMHLGLVIPPKGCRIRCTNQTREWEEGKVLIFDDSFEHEVWQDADSYRLIFIIDVWHPELSQSQRQTLSPI, encoded by the exons ATGATGGGAGAAACGCACACAGACGGAACCAAAATGGCAG AGCCCCAGGCTGAACCTGCTGTCAGTAAGAAATCCAAGAAGTCTGAGGGACACTCAGTCTTCACCTGGCTCATAGTGTTGGCTCTGTTGGGTGCCTGGGTATCTGTAGCCGTTGTCTGGTTCGACCTGGTCGAATACAAGAACGTTGTGG GCACACTTGGAAAATTTTATGATGCAGATGGTGACGGTGACTTTGATATGAAAGATACAGAAGTTCTGCTGG aaccAGAAAAACCACCTGTGACTGCAAAAGACAAGACTGCAAGCAAAG ATCCATCAGATGATATTGTGGCTGAAGAAAAGCCCCCAGTTGAGAGCTacaaagagacagaaagtgaTGTAGAGAAGGATGGAAAGCCTGTGCTGGTTTCGTCCTTTAATGAAG ACAAGGTAGCCGCACCATCCTCTTTTCAAGCTTTTG ATTCAAAAGAAAGCATCGACAGCACTGGAG AATTGGTTGTAGAGTCCTCACCAGAGGAAACATTAG agcTATCTCCATCAGAAAGATACCAAGGTGAAGAATCATACTATGAACAGCTAGAAAATGAGT CTGCGGGTGTCCTACCTGATGACAATAAAG AATCTACACCAGAAAATAAACCTGAAAATAAAGCTCCAGAGATGAGGCTCGAGCCTGAACCTTCAGCGGAACCTGAAAGGACAAGTGACTTAATACAAGAGACAGTGACTGAAACAGCGAAACCTCAAAGTACACCAGCGTCTGCACATGAAGCTACACCAGGGAGTACACCAGAAACAGAGG TTAAGAAGAAAAAGCCAAGCCTCCTCAATAAATTTGACAAAACGCTAAAATCCGAAATCAATGCAGCCGAAAAACTGCGTAAAAAG GGTAAAGTTGAGGAAGCTCTGCATGCCTTCGAGGCTCTTGTTCAGAAATATCCTCAGAGTCCCAGGAGTCGCTATGGCAAAGCTCAG gctgagGACGATATGGCGGAGAAATTACGGAGCAACGACATGCTCCTGAAGGCTGTAAACACGTACAGAGAGGCAGCAGAGCTCCCAGATGCTCCGGGGGATCTCATCAGAGCCTCGCTGAAGAGACGTGCTGACAGACAGCAGTTTCTGG GACGTACAAGGGGCTCTTTAGTGACCCTGGAAAGGCTTGTGCAGATTTTCCCAGAGGACATAACGTTAAAGAATGATCTAGGGGTAGCTCATCTTCTGATTGGTGATAACAAGGGAGCAAAGCGTGTCTATGAGGAG GTTTTGGCTATGGCTCCTAGTGATGGATTTGCCAAAGTGCATTATGGATTCATCCTTAAAGCTGAAAATCAGATTGCAGAAAGCATACCTTACCTAAAG GAGGGTTTGGAATCTGGGGCACCAGGAACCGATGATGgaagattttattttcatcttgGGGATGCACTGCAAAGAGTGGGAGACACGACT GAGGCTCATGAATGGTACGAGGCTGGTTACAAACATGGTCATTTCGCCTCTGTCTGGCAGCGGTCGCTGTACAACGTGCCAGGACTGCGAGCTCAACCGTGGTGGACAGCCAAAGAAACTGGATACACTGACCTTGTTCGG ACACTGGAGCGGAACTGGATGACCATTAAAGAGGAAGCGTTGGGCGTGTTGGACGCAAACAGGGGGCTCTTCTTACCAGAAGATGAAAATCTTCGAGAGACCGGGGACTGGGGCCAGTTTACACTCTGGCAGCAGG GAAGGAAAGTTGGATCGTCGTGTCAGAGTGTTCCCAAAACCTGTGCTTTACTGGAACGTTTCAAAGAGGCCACCAGCTGCAAGAGGGGCCAG aTCAAGTTTTCAGTGATGCAGCCTGGTACACACGTATGGCctcacactggacccactaacTGCCGCCTGCGCATGCACCTAGGTCTCGTCATTCCACCTAAAGGCTGCCGAATCCGCTGCACCAACCAGACCCG AGAGTGGGAAGAGGGAAAGGTGTTGATATTTGATGATTCGTTCGAGCACGAAGTGTGGCAGGATGCAGACAGCTACAGGCTCATCTTCATTATAGACGTCTGGCATCCAGAACTCAGCCAGTCACAGAGGCAGACCCTGTCCCCCATATGA
- the unm_hu7910 gene encoding aspartyl/asparaginyl beta-hydroxylase isoform X1 has protein sequence MMGETHTDGTKMAEPQAEPAVSKKSKKSEGHSVFTWLIVLALLGAWVSVAVVWFDLVEYKNVVGTLGKFYDADGDGDFDMKDTEVLLEPEKPPVTAKDKTASKVHTSSTKKKKASKDPSDDIVAEEKPPVESYKETESDVEKDGKPVLVSSFNEDKVAAPSSFQAFDSKESIDSTGELVVESSPEETLELSPSERYQGEESYYEQLENESAGVLPDDNKESTPENKPENKAPEMRLEPEPSAEPERTSDLIQETVTETAKPQSTPASAHEATPGSTPETEVKKKKPSLLNKFDKTLKSEINAAEKLRKKGKVEEALHAFEALVQKYPQSPRSRYGKAQAEDDMAEKLRSNDMLLKAVNTYREAAELPDAPGDLIRASLKRRADRQQFLGRTRGSLVTLERLVQIFPEDITLKNDLGVAHLLIGDNKGAKRVYEEVLAMAPSDGFAKVHYGFILKAENQIAESIPYLKEGLESGAPGTDDGRFYFHLGDALQRVGDTTEAHEWYEAGYKHGHFASVWQRSLYNVPGLRAQPWWTAKETGYTDLVRTLERNWMTIKEEALGVLDANRGLFLPEDENLRETGDWGQFTLWQQGRKVGSSCQSVPKTCALLERFKEATSCKRGQIKFSVMQPGTHVWPHTGPTNCRLRMHLGLVIPPKGCRIRCTNQTREWEEGKVLIFDDSFEHEVWQDADSYRLIFIIDVWHPELSQSQRQTLSPI, from the exons ATGATGGGAGAAACGCACACAGACGGAACCAAAATGGCAG AGCCCCAGGCTGAACCTGCTGTCAGTAAGAAATCCAAGAAGTCTGAGGGACACTCAGTCTTCACCTGGCTCATAGTGTTGGCTCTGTTGGGTGCCTGGGTATCTGTAGCCGTTGTCTGGTTCGACCTGGTCGAATACAAGAACGTTGTGG GCACACTTGGAAAATTTTATGATGCAGATGGTGACGGTGACTTTGATATGAAAGATACAGAAGTTCTGCTGG aaccAGAAAAACCACCTGTGACTGCAAAAGACAAGACTGCAAGCAAAG TGCATACTTCGAGcactaaaaaaaagaaggcaaGCAAAG ATCCATCAGATGATATTGTGGCTGAAGAAAAGCCCCCAGTTGAGAGCTacaaagagacagaaagtgaTGTAGAGAAGGATGGAAAGCCTGTGCTGGTTTCGTCCTTTAATGAAG ACAAGGTAGCCGCACCATCCTCTTTTCAAGCTTTTG ATTCAAAAGAAAGCATCGACAGCACTGGAG AATTGGTTGTAGAGTCCTCACCAGAGGAAACATTAG agcTATCTCCATCAGAAAGATACCAAGGTGAAGAATCATACTATGAACAGCTAGAAAATGAGT CTGCGGGTGTCCTACCTGATGACAATAAAG AATCTACACCAGAAAATAAACCTGAAAATAAAGCTCCAGAGATGAGGCTCGAGCCTGAACCTTCAGCGGAACCTGAAAGGACAAGTGACTTAATACAAGAGACAGTGACTGAAACAGCGAAACCTCAAAGTACACCAGCGTCTGCACATGAAGCTACACCAGGGAGTACACCAGAAACAGAGG TTAAGAAGAAAAAGCCAAGCCTCCTCAATAAATTTGACAAAACGCTAAAATCCGAAATCAATGCAGCCGAAAAACTGCGTAAAAAG GGTAAAGTTGAGGAAGCTCTGCATGCCTTCGAGGCTCTTGTTCAGAAATATCCTCAGAGTCCCAGGAGTCGCTATGGCAAAGCTCAG gctgagGACGATATGGCGGAGAAATTACGGAGCAACGACATGCTCCTGAAGGCTGTAAACACGTACAGAGAGGCAGCAGAGCTCCCAGATGCTCCGGGGGATCTCATCAGAGCCTCGCTGAAGAGACGTGCTGACAGACAGCAGTTTCTGG GACGTACAAGGGGCTCTTTAGTGACCCTGGAAAGGCTTGTGCAGATTTTCCCAGAGGACATAACGTTAAAGAATGATCTAGGGGTAGCTCATCTTCTGATTGGTGATAACAAGGGAGCAAAGCGTGTCTATGAGGAG GTTTTGGCTATGGCTCCTAGTGATGGATTTGCCAAAGTGCATTATGGATTCATCCTTAAAGCTGAAAATCAGATTGCAGAAAGCATACCTTACCTAAAG GAGGGTTTGGAATCTGGGGCACCAGGAACCGATGATGgaagattttattttcatcttgGGGATGCACTGCAAAGAGTGGGAGACACGACT GAGGCTCATGAATGGTACGAGGCTGGTTACAAACATGGTCATTTCGCCTCTGTCTGGCAGCGGTCGCTGTACAACGTGCCAGGACTGCGAGCTCAACCGTGGTGGACAGCCAAAGAAACTGGATACACTGACCTTGTTCGG ACACTGGAGCGGAACTGGATGACCATTAAAGAGGAAGCGTTGGGCGTGTTGGACGCAAACAGGGGGCTCTTCTTACCAGAAGATGAAAATCTTCGAGAGACCGGGGACTGGGGCCAGTTTACACTCTGGCAGCAGG GAAGGAAAGTTGGATCGTCGTGTCAGAGTGTTCCCAAAACCTGTGCTTTACTGGAACGTTTCAAAGAGGCCACCAGCTGCAAGAGGGGCCAG aTCAAGTTTTCAGTGATGCAGCCTGGTACACACGTATGGCctcacactggacccactaacTGCCGCCTGCGCATGCACCTAGGTCTCGTCATTCCACCTAAAGGCTGCCGAATCCGCTGCACCAACCAGACCCG AGAGTGGGAAGAGGGAAAGGTGTTGATATTTGATGATTCGTTCGAGCACGAAGTGTGGCAGGATGCAGACAGCTACAGGCTCATCTTCATTATAGACGTCTGGCATCCAGAACTCAGCCAGTCACAGAGGCAGACCCTGTCCCCCATATGA
- the unm_hu7910 gene encoding aspartyl/asparaginyl beta-hydroxylase isoform X3, with the protein MMGETHTDGTKMAEPQAEPAVSKKSKKSEGHSVFTWLIVLALLGAWVSVAVVWFDLVEYKNVVGTLGKFYDADGDGDFDMKDTEVLLDPSDDIVAEEKPPVESYKETESDVEKDGKPVLVSSFNEDKVAAPSSFQAFDSKESIDSTGELVVESSPEETLELSPSERYQGEESYYEQLENESAGVLPDDNKESTPENKPENKAPEMRLEPEPSAEPERTSDLIQETVTETAKPQSTPASAHEATPGSTPETEVKKKKPSLLNKFDKTLKSEINAAEKLRKKGKVEEALHAFEALVQKYPQSPRSRYGKAQAEDDMAEKLRSNDMLLKAVNTYREAAELPDAPGDLIRASLKRRADRQQFLGRTRGSLVTLERLVQIFPEDITLKNDLGVAHLLIGDNKGAKRVYEEVLAMAPSDGFAKVHYGFILKAENQIAESIPYLKEGLESGAPGTDDGRFYFHLGDALQRVGDTTEAHEWYEAGYKHGHFASVWQRSLYNVPGLRAQPWWTAKETGYTDLVRTLERNWMTIKEEALGVLDANRGLFLPEDENLRETGDWGQFTLWQQGRKVGSSCQSVPKTCALLERFKEATSCKRGQIKFSVMQPGTHVWPHTGPTNCRLRMHLGLVIPPKGCRIRCTNQTREWEEGKVLIFDDSFEHEVWQDADSYRLIFIIDVWHPELSQSQRQTLSPI; encoded by the exons ATGATGGGAGAAACGCACACAGACGGAACCAAAATGGCAG AGCCCCAGGCTGAACCTGCTGTCAGTAAGAAATCCAAGAAGTCTGAGGGACACTCAGTCTTCACCTGGCTCATAGTGTTGGCTCTGTTGGGTGCCTGGGTATCTGTAGCCGTTGTCTGGTTCGACCTGGTCGAATACAAGAACGTTGTGG GCACACTTGGAAAATTTTATGATGCAGATGGTGACGGTGACTTTGATATGAAAGATACAGAAGTTCTGCTGG ATCCATCAGATGATATTGTGGCTGAAGAAAAGCCCCCAGTTGAGAGCTacaaagagacagaaagtgaTGTAGAGAAGGATGGAAAGCCTGTGCTGGTTTCGTCCTTTAATGAAG ACAAGGTAGCCGCACCATCCTCTTTTCAAGCTTTTG ATTCAAAAGAAAGCATCGACAGCACTGGAG AATTGGTTGTAGAGTCCTCACCAGAGGAAACATTAG agcTATCTCCATCAGAAAGATACCAAGGTGAAGAATCATACTATGAACAGCTAGAAAATGAGT CTGCGGGTGTCCTACCTGATGACAATAAAG AATCTACACCAGAAAATAAACCTGAAAATAAAGCTCCAGAGATGAGGCTCGAGCCTGAACCTTCAGCGGAACCTGAAAGGACAAGTGACTTAATACAAGAGACAGTGACTGAAACAGCGAAACCTCAAAGTACACCAGCGTCTGCACATGAAGCTACACCAGGGAGTACACCAGAAACAGAGG TTAAGAAGAAAAAGCCAAGCCTCCTCAATAAATTTGACAAAACGCTAAAATCCGAAATCAATGCAGCCGAAAAACTGCGTAAAAAG GGTAAAGTTGAGGAAGCTCTGCATGCCTTCGAGGCTCTTGTTCAGAAATATCCTCAGAGTCCCAGGAGTCGCTATGGCAAAGCTCAG gctgagGACGATATGGCGGAGAAATTACGGAGCAACGACATGCTCCTGAAGGCTGTAAACACGTACAGAGAGGCAGCAGAGCTCCCAGATGCTCCGGGGGATCTCATCAGAGCCTCGCTGAAGAGACGTGCTGACAGACAGCAGTTTCTGG GACGTACAAGGGGCTCTTTAGTGACCCTGGAAAGGCTTGTGCAGATTTTCCCAGAGGACATAACGTTAAAGAATGATCTAGGGGTAGCTCATCTTCTGATTGGTGATAACAAGGGAGCAAAGCGTGTCTATGAGGAG GTTTTGGCTATGGCTCCTAGTGATGGATTTGCCAAAGTGCATTATGGATTCATCCTTAAAGCTGAAAATCAGATTGCAGAAAGCATACCTTACCTAAAG GAGGGTTTGGAATCTGGGGCACCAGGAACCGATGATGgaagattttattttcatcttgGGGATGCACTGCAAAGAGTGGGAGACACGACT GAGGCTCATGAATGGTACGAGGCTGGTTACAAACATGGTCATTTCGCCTCTGTCTGGCAGCGGTCGCTGTACAACGTGCCAGGACTGCGAGCTCAACCGTGGTGGACAGCCAAAGAAACTGGATACACTGACCTTGTTCGG ACACTGGAGCGGAACTGGATGACCATTAAAGAGGAAGCGTTGGGCGTGTTGGACGCAAACAGGGGGCTCTTCTTACCAGAAGATGAAAATCTTCGAGAGACCGGGGACTGGGGCCAGTTTACACTCTGGCAGCAGG GAAGGAAAGTTGGATCGTCGTGTCAGAGTGTTCCCAAAACCTGTGCTTTACTGGAACGTTTCAAAGAGGCCACCAGCTGCAAGAGGGGCCAG aTCAAGTTTTCAGTGATGCAGCCTGGTACACACGTATGGCctcacactggacccactaacTGCCGCCTGCGCATGCACCTAGGTCTCGTCATTCCACCTAAAGGCTGCCGAATCCGCTGCACCAACCAGACCCG AGAGTGGGAAGAGGGAAAGGTGTTGATATTTGATGATTCGTTCGAGCACGAAGTGTGGCAGGATGCAGACAGCTACAGGCTCATCTTCATTATAGACGTCTGGCATCCAGAACTCAGCCAGTCACAGAGGCAGACCCTGTCCCCCATATGA